One window of the Melanotaenia boesemani isolate fMelBoe1 chromosome 14, fMelBoe1.pri, whole genome shotgun sequence genome contains the following:
- the cnga3a gene encoding cyclic nucleotide-gated channel cone photoreceptor subunit alpha gives MAKVYSENRMDDQLAVVENGDSRAHSLCEDNSDGALSSKSHRDSGATSMARLSYFFLMLRNWTSYRMNSTEERQDSFLERFRDLRHKDGESNGPCVGHNSTLQNRNLTNKWPLATYNMNNCNNTDDKKEDKKDEIKKDEKKEEEKKDAKDEDKKEEEKKDEKKEEKKDEKKDEKKDEKKDEKKDDKKDDKKKAEPPKDIWIMDPAADQYYKWLTVIAGPVFYNLMMIVTRSCFNELQESYTKLWIVLDYTADFVYYADTFVRSRTGYLEQGLLVKDSKKLRDKYRTTSQFKYDMISMIPTDLLFLQYGFNNPEFRMNRLCKMPRLFEFFERTETRTSFPNMFRISNLVLYILVIIHWNACLFFALSKTIGFGSDTWVYPNISHPEHGRLARKYIYSLYWSTLTLTTIGETPPPVKDIEYVFVIADFLTGVLIFASIVGNVGAMISNMNASRAEFQAKIDSIKQYMQFRKVTKDLEARVIKWFDYLWTEKKTCDEKEVLKHLPDKLKAEIAINVHLDTLKKVRIFQDCEAGLLIELVLKLQPQVFSPGDYICKKGDIGREMYIIKEGKLAVVADDGVTQFVVLSDGAYFGEISILGIKGSKAGNRRTANIRSVGYSDLFALSKDDLMEALTEYPDAKKALEEKGKAILMKDNLIDEAVANAGADPKDLEEKIVKLQGNLDDMQVKFAQLMAQFISNQTRMKQRVTVMEEKVKSVKPEDLSEVVADKDKKVQ, from the exons ATGGCAAAAGTCTACAGTGAAAACAGGATGGACGACCAGCTGGCTGTTGTTGAAAATGGGGACAGCAG GGCCCACTCTCTTTGTGAAGACAACTCCGATGGAGCTCTGTCCTCAAAATCCCACAGGGACTCAGGCGCCACATCAATGGCCAG GCTGTCTTACTTCTTCCTCATGCTGCGAAACTGGACATCTTACAGGATGAATTCCACAGAAGAGAGGCAAGACTCATTTCTAGAGCGCTTCAGAGACCTCAGACACAAAGATGGAGAGAGCAATGGCCCATGCGTGGGCCATAACAGCACACTCCAAAATAGAAA TCTCACCAATAAGTGGCCTCTAGCCACTTACAACATGAATAACTGCAACAACACAGATGA caaaaaagaagacaaaaaagatgaaattaagaaagatgagaaaaaggaggaggagaaaaaagatgCAAAGGATGAGGAcaagaaggaagaggagaagaaggatgagaagaaggaagagaagaaagatgagaaaaaggATGAGAAGAAGGATGAGAAAAAGGATGAGAAGAAGGATGAcaaaaaagatgacaaaaagaAGGCGGAGCCCCC GAAAGATATCTGGATTATGGATCCAGCTGCAGACCAGTACTACAAATGGCTGACCGTCATCGCAGGCCCAGTATTTTATAACCTGATGATGATTGTAACGAG GTCCTGCTTCAATGAACTCCAGGAATCATACACAAAGCTCTGGATAGTCTTGGACTACACCGCAGACTTTGTCTACTACGCGGACACATTTGTCCGATCAAGAACAG GTTACCTGGAACAAGGCCTGCTGGTAAAAGATTCCAAGAAACTGAGAGACAAATACAGAACAACATCTCAGTTCAAGTATGACATGATTTCGATGATTCCCACTGATCTGTTGTTCCTGCAATACGGATTCAACAATCCGGAGTTCCGAATGAACCGTCTCTGCAAAATGCCGAGGCTTTTTGAATTCTTTGAGCGGACTGAGACCAGAACCAGCTTCCCGAACATGTTCCGTATCAGCAACCTCGTACTTTATATCCTCGTCATTATCCACTGGAACGCTTGTCTGTTCTTTGCTTTATCAAAAACCATTGGTTTTGGGTCAGACACTTGGGTATATCCCAATATCAGCCACCCAGAACATGGCCGCTTGGCAAGAAAGTACATCTACTCCCTTTACTGGTCCACACTAACCCTCACAACCATTGGAGAGACCCCCCCACCAGTCAAGGATATTGAATACGTCTTTGTcattgcagattttctcaccgGCGTGTTGATTTTTGCTAGTATCGTCGGTAACGTAGGTGCCATGATTTCCAACATGAATGCATCTCGTGCTGAGTTCCAGGCGAAGATCGACTCCATAAAGCAGTACATGCAGTTTCGAAAGGTCACCAAAGACCTGGAGGCCAGGGTCATCAAATGGTTTGACTACTTGTGGACCGAGAAGAAGACTTGCGATGAGAAGGAAGTTTTGAAACACCTCCCTGACAAGCTCAAAGCTGAGATCGCTATCAACGTCCATCTGGATACGCTGAAGAAAGTGCGAATCTTCCAGGACTGCGAAGCTGGACTGTTGATTGAATTGGTGCTCAAGCTGCAGCCACAAGTGTTCAGTCCTGGAGATTATATCTGTAAGAAGGGCGATATCGGCAGGGAGATGTATATCATCAAGGAGGGAAAGCTAGCAGTGGTGGCCGATGATGGAGTCACCCAGTTTGTGGTGCTCAGCGATGGTGCATACTTTGGAGAAATCAGTATCTTAGGTATCAAAGGTAGTAAAGCAGGCAACAGACGAACGGCCAACATCAGGAGTGTTGGTTACTCTGATCTTTTTGCGTTGTCTAAAGACGACTTGATGGAGGCACTCACTGAGTATCCAGACGCCAAGAAGGCCCTGGAAGAGAAAGGCAAAGCCATCCTGATGAAAGACAACCTGATAGATGAGGCGGTTGCAAATGCTGGTGCCGACCCCAAAGACCTGGAGGAGAAGATAGTCAAGCTGCAGGGCAACCTGGATGATATGCAAGTGAAGTTCGCCCAGCTGATGGCGCAGTTTATCTCTAACCAGACAAGGATGAAGCAGAGGGTCACCGTCATGGAGGAAAAAGTGAAATCTGTAAAGCCGGAGGACCTCTCTGAAGTGGTGgctgataaagataaaaaagtcCAGTGA